In Streptomyces sp. NBC_00091, the following proteins share a genomic window:
- a CDS encoding DEAD/DEAH box helicase, protein MTTTASHHLSPAFPGRAPWGTASKLRAWQEGALTRYIETQPRDFLAVATPGAGKTTFALTLASWLLHHHVVQQVTVVAPTEHLKKQWAEAAARIGIRLDPEYSAGPLSKEYHGVAVTYAGVGVRPMLHRNRCEQRKTLVILDEIHHAGDSKSWGEACLEAFDPATRRLALTGTPFRSDTNPIPFVTYEEGNDGIRRSSADYTYGYGNALGDGVVRPVIFLSYSGNMRWRTKAGDEIAARLGEPMTKDAISQAWRTALDPRGDWMPNVLRAADQRLTEVRKGIPDAGGLVIAADQDAARAYAKLIREITGTKATVVLSDDTGASKNIDTFSANNDRWMVAVRMVSEGVDVPRLAVGVYATTISTPLFFAQAVGRFVRSRRRGETASVFLPTIPYLLGFANEMEVERDHVLDKPKKQGEEDPYAESEKEMDEANRQEDEDTGEDEQMSFEALESDAVFDRVLYDGAEFGMQAHPGSEEEQDYLGIPGLLEPDQVQLLLQKRQSRQIAHSRRKPDSEADLLELPADRRPVVSHKELLELRKSLNTMVGAYVHQSGKPHGVIHTELRRVCGGPPSAEATAGQLRERIKKVQEWATRMR, encoded by the coding sequence TACCGCCTCCCACCACCTCTCACCCGCCTTCCCCGGCCGTGCGCCGTGGGGCACCGCCAGCAAGCTGCGTGCCTGGCAGGAGGGTGCCCTGACCCGGTACATCGAGACGCAGCCGCGGGACTTCCTCGCGGTCGCGACCCCCGGTGCCGGCAAGACCACCTTCGCGCTGACCCTGGCCTCCTGGCTGCTGCACCACCACGTGGTCCAGCAGGTGACCGTCGTCGCGCCGACCGAGCACCTGAAGAAGCAGTGGGCCGAAGCGGCCGCCCGGATAGGCATCCGGCTGGACCCGGAGTACTCCGCCGGGCCGCTGAGCAAGGAGTACCACGGGGTCGCCGTCACGTACGCGGGTGTGGGCGTGCGGCCCATGCTGCACCGCAACCGCTGCGAGCAGCGCAAGACGCTCGTCATCCTGGACGAGATCCACCACGCCGGCGACTCCAAGTCCTGGGGCGAGGCCTGCCTGGAGGCCTTCGACCCGGCGACCCGCCGCCTGGCCCTGACCGGTACGCCCTTCCGGTCCGACACGAACCCGATCCCCTTCGTCACGTACGAGGAGGGGAACGACGGGATCCGGCGGTCGTCCGCCGACTACACGTACGGCTACGGGAACGCGCTGGGCGACGGGGTCGTCCGGCCCGTCATCTTCCTCTCCTACAGCGGCAACATGCGCTGGCGCACCAAGGCGGGCGACGAGATCGCGGCCCGCCTCGGCGAGCCGATGACCAAGGACGCCATCTCGCAGGCCTGGCGCACGGCGCTCGACCCGCGCGGCGACTGGATGCCGAACGTGCTGCGCGCCGCCGACCAGCGGCTGACGGAGGTCAGGAAGGGCATCCCGGACGCCGGCGGCCTCGTCATCGCCGCCGATCAGGACGCGGCGCGCGCGTACGCGAAGCTGATCCGGGAGATCACCGGCACCAAGGCGACCGTCGTGCTCTCCGACGACACCGGGGCCTCGAAGAACATCGACACCTTCAGCGCGAACAACGACCGCTGGATGGTCGCGGTCCGCATGGTGTCGGAGGGCGTCGACGTCCCGCGCCTCGCGGTGGGCGTGTACGCGACGACCATCTCGACCCCGCTGTTCTTCGCGCAGGCGGTCGGGCGTTTCGTGCGATCGCGCAGGCGCGGCGAGACGGCCTCCGTGTTCCTTCCGACGATCCCCTACCTGCTCGGCTTCGCGAACGAGATGGAGGTCGAGCGCGACCACGTCCTCGACAAGCCGAAGAAGCAGGGCGAGGAGGACCCGTACGCCGAGTCCGAGAAGGAGATGGACGAGGCGAACCGACAGGAGGACGAGGACACCGGCGAGGACGAGCAGATGTCCTTCGAGGCGCTGGAGTCCGACGCCGTCTTCGACCGGGTGCTCTACGACGGCGCCGAGTTCGGCATGCAGGCGCACCCGGGGAGCGAGGAGGAGCAGGACTACCTCGGCATCCCGGGGCTGCTGGAGCCGGACCAGGTGCAGCTGCTGCTGCAGAAGCGGCAGTCGCGGCAGATCGCGCACAGCCGCCGCAAGCCCGACTCCGAGGCGGACCTGCTGGAGCTGCCGGCCGACCGGCGGCCGGTGGTTTCGCACAAGGAGCTGCTGGAACTGCGCAAGTCGCTGAACACGATGGTGGGCGCGTACGTCCACCAGAGCGGGAAGCCGCACGGGGTGATCCACACCGAGCTGCGACGGGTCTGCGGCGGGCCGCCGAGCGCGGAGGCGACGGCGGGGCAGCTGCGGGAGCGGATCAAGAAGGTGCAGGAGTGGGCGACGCGGATGCGGTGA